cACAACTATGAATTGCTTTATTACAATGTCCAGTACTGTGAAGTggtgtttttctttaattaaatttggttacaatgGTGTTGTTTAGGAGAAAAGTTAGTTGTATATCACGTCACTTGTATAATTTGGCAAAGTGATTCACGAATGTTTTTGcaatccaaataattaaaaagagtgATGGTTTGATGAAGACATACAACACTTGAGCCAAATTATTACAAATACAACAATTCAATCAGATTCAAACTTAacaaaagcttatgcttatAACAAAAGAAGACTTTTACCTCAAAAAAGCAAGCACAAACGGAGCTTTGTGACATTGATTTTGATAAGGTTTTAGTGAAGCTTAATGAACTCTCTACAACACTCTTATACAACTCTTCTAATTGAGCATTCATAAAAGAAACTGTAGCAGGCGGTTTGATAAGGAGGCATCCCACATGACGGCCCGCGAAGGCCTAAAATTTTGCGGTACAGGTTTGGACCGGCATTTTGAAGACCGCAGCCCGCGCGGGACAAGCCGGCTGTGACCCGCTCGATGACTAACCCGCCGTGGTACGGGATGGAACGGAATGGATAAACCTGTTTGACATCTCTACTTTAAAACTAGAAAACTAAGAGAGATTATTTGCTGAAAGCTttggtgtttttctttttatgtgtGTCCAGAATGAAGAGACCAGATGTCTATTTATATGGGTATGAGTTACTTGATCACCAAGAAATAATCTTGCGAAAAAGTAAAAGaatattcttaaataaaagtATTCAATAATTATCATAGAAACATAACATAATTAATTGAGAAGTATTCCATTATTATTTGGAtgcaactttacatttatcCAAACACGTTATAGGAAATATTCTACAACTATTTGAACGCATTCTTTACATTTCtcttaaataatattagaaACCTACCATAATTATTTGAGAGTAATTTTGTAAGATTTATCCTTTTTCCATAATTCAAATACTCATATTACTTCATAATAAAATTCTATCCacatttattcaattttttattcaGCCCATTAGGCTTATAAAAAATAGTACCAACAATCTTCAACATGAATAGAAATTACTCTAAACAATGCAGACTCGATTAGACTATGAAGACTCTACTGACTAGACTTGACAATAAACTAGACATACAGATTTTTCGAGAGTATAAGCAAAAACTAACTGCATCTGAGGTAGTAGCGTATTTCAGCCTTAAACCACTCATTGTTAGTACTTGTCGGATCTACATTTCAGGAGGTGAACTTGATGTCTTGAACCACCCGAAGTTTTGTGTAAACCGAGACAACAGATATAACACAGCTTCGTTTTCTCGTAGAGTtaagttctctattgtgttcattttggCAGTGAACTTGCCTGGTTGTCATGAGTGAATTTGGAGAGTATAGCCTGAACTTCATCCTCCTAGAAACGGCTCCATTTCACACTCACTAAGTGATTGCTGTGTGCACCTACCATATATACAATAAAGTACCatgtaatactttatatatatgtatatgaagGTCATGGTCTTATCTCATTAAAAGTCAATGCTTAACCTTAAATTTACAGGAAGCACTGTTATTCATCTTGGGATCTGAGTAATTTTCAGTGCTTAATCAGATTATGTTTAACTTAGTTATCCCTCTGATCCGACCTCTTGGGATCTCCCATCGCGTTGGTGGGGTATCCATCAAACATCTTCTTAGTAATAGGCAATAAACCCATTCCCTTCGatgattttaaaacttaatctcatattattattatagagAATATCCAGTTCCCGAGCTAAAGCCGATTGACTAAACGTAGAGCTGAAATGGTTCTCCGACAttggaatatcttccaaaaattacaaaatcattcTGCTTTTTCAAATTCTTTGTTTAAAGCAATAAACTCATATTACATTGTGAATCTGGTCATATTTGGAAGATTTCCAAGATATTGTTTTATCTCCAAGTGTAAAAAACATCCCCACTCATGGATTTCGAGTTCTTAGATTCAGATATCCAGTAtgcatcactgtatccttctaaaactcTTGGTTTTTTGCCTTAGATCAGCTCATCATTTAGGGTGTATCGCAAATAATTTAACACCCTTGTTATGGATTTTTCTAAGCACCTCCACACTTTCAGGTATTTGTATGAGCTTACATTACCTTTTCAAAGTACATGGCCTTTTTGCCAATTTTTGAATGTGGTAAGCAACACTTCCCCCACATTTCCTGAGTAAATTCAGGATCATGCATGCTTGCATGCATCCGTTATgagtttagaacttttgttccGCAACTTCATTGGATTCTAGTGAATATGGAGAAATTCTTATGTGGAATAATGTTAATTCTCTTAAGAAGACATTTATTCTCATTTAAATTGCCATAGATATTCCATTATATTACGGAACATTGACGCAAAACTACACTTCATGTGTCAGTTTTTATCAAATTGGTTTGAGATTTCACTTTGTCTCTATGTAAACCAATATTTCTATAACATTCGCCAGTCCTGTTGTGATGTGTGTCAGATATTTTGAAACTACACATTGAACTTCTTTTAAACATGTTTCTTTCTAGAGCTAATGTATAATTTAATATGAACTTTAGGCTTTTCCAGTTCTTTGGCTCAATCACTTTCGTTTTATGTTCACAATTGTGATGACATATTCtttgtgatttgcatatttttgtatttccttACAATCAAGTCATATGATAGCACTCAGCCTTTGCTTATGAGAGATAGTTTTTATGGAATTTTCCATTTTAACTATAGACCTAGTATGCAAATAAATTGTCATAAATGCAGTCTTTATCTTATGCATGAAGAATCACAACTCTTTGATGAAATTGTTTGTCATTGCAAACTTGTTTGAGCTTGTGGTCTTAGCCTTGATTTCTCCATATCAAAACTTAAAGTTTCATGGATGTATTTAACTCATTATATAGTGGTTTTACTAGTCATAGACAAATCGATCTAAGTGGATGACCATTCCCAATTAGGGTTGTCGTCTCACTGGTCTTAACAAAACATTCCATAATCATTTGATTGCAATCTTTAATCCTTATATAGATATATTCAAaagaaatattttgtaattatttggaCACAATCTTTCAGATTTATCCATGATTTCAAAGTTCAGTCTTACTAAACATATCAGGATATAGTCTGCTTATGTTGATCGGTACAACCGGAGTTTGTGTAGGCTACCTTCCAAGTGGTAGACCATTCCTAGTTAGGGTTGTGTCCTCACTGTATGAACTACCATTTACCCCATTAGTCATTGCTAATGACTGTCCCCAGAATCGCCTAGTCGGCGTTCTTGAACTTCTAATATTCGTCCTCAGAATCGCTAAAGAGCGTTCATAGAACCGTTTCAGatcaatttaaaaatgttttataaaatcgttaaaaaatattgtttgcaATATTCAATCCGATTCAAGCGATAAGCATGAAGCGGATTTATTGAGTTAAGATTTTAGGACAGCAAAAATCCAGATTGAAATCACGAAACAGAATTCGATATAAACGATGAGATGAAGATAAAAAAACGTTTAAGAAATCGTTAAGGAAATAGATGAATTCACGGAGTCGAgatttgatctctttccttaactcaataAATCGCCCGTATTGTGTGACGGTTTGAATGCGATCTATGAATCCAAGGATATAACCGTGACGAGACTGTTTCGCAACATCCAAAACAAAATCTAACGAACTATAACTATTACGAATACTCTCGAGACACTTACTTTAAAACTAGAAAACTAAGAGAGATTATTTGCTGGAAACCTTGGTGTTTTGCTATTTCTGTGTGTCCAGAATGAAGAGACTAGATGTCTATTTATATGGATATGAGTTACTTGACCACCAAGAAATAATCTTGCGAAAAAGTAAAAGAATATTCTTAAATAGAAGTATTCCTTAATTATTATAGAAACATAACATAATTAATTGAGAAGTATTCCATTACTATTTGGACGCAACTTTACATTTATCCAAACATATTATATGAAATATTCTACAACTATCCGAACacaatttttacatttattttaaataatattgtaaACCTACCATAATTATTTGAGAGTAATTTTGTAagatttacctttttttttttttttacctttttttcaTAGTTCAAATATCCATATTActtaataataaacatatttttacacAGCTCACTAAACTTATAAAAATTCTATTCacatttgttcaattttttactCAACACATTAgacttataaaaaatagttctaaCAATTACACTTATACATGCATTGTGATTTGTAAATATACGCGTAGAGTTCTCCAAGtcacattatcatgcatgcaataTGCATGGCTTCGAAACCTCGTTATACCCagactaatattttttttacaataccCCGACTAATTTTATAACATTCCTTCGCTGTTCAAAAAGGGAAAGCCGGATATTCTTTCTAAAAGAAATTTACATATAGATATTCTTGGATAAATTGTAAATAgaaaaatgatacaaaaatatattatcctACGACACCGTTGAAATTACACATTGGGATTCGGTTCACAATGAAACCTTTATTCAACTTTAAATACATGAAAGCAAAGTAAGTAGGAAGGGCGAGATCTATGAAACTTGATCTATAAATAGAGCTGCAAGGGAAAGACATTTCATCACATCCAAAACCAATAACAACACAAAGAAAACGTATACTGATCTCTGCTCTATAGGTTcatatacatttttcttttgtaaccCTAAAAACATGGCAATACTCAGGAACAAAAACATAACCTTTTCATTGATCTTGATGTGTCTCATTGTGGTGTCTCCAATTGCTAATGCTCAGCTTGGTGGTCTGGGTGGTGGGCTTGGTGGTCTTGGTATGCTTCTTGGTGGGCTTACTAATATCTTTAATATTCAAGGCCTTCTCATGTGCTCTGTCACTGGCACCGTCTCTACCAATAACGCGACTGCCGTTCCTCCTTTTCCTAGTAAATTTTCTATTCTCACACTTTCTCTTTCGATCAACTAtgccaaaataaaaacaacggATTTGTTGTAAACTATGTAATagttagaatgatatatatacactacACACACTCgaacttttttcatttattcatAAGTTAGGTGTTAAATAATCAAGTTACcatcaattaaacatatattagaAAATGTGGTATAACATGTTTGTAAACCTAGACCTATCACCTATGTAAAACCATCAATATATTGTGAAGGAATGTTAGGAGTATACGTAGAATTCTATTGACTCTAGTAACCAGTTATATATCTTCCATGCAACATCTTTGTACACTCAAATGTATAGTATagattcaaaaacataaattaaccTATATGTACGGGTGTACGGCAAGGATACATGTTACTGagataatatttaaatgtaaattttgtTCTACACATTTGCTAATAATATAATGCTGCAAATAAACAAACAGATGCGGGAATAGTGTTCCAGTGCACTGGGCAAAATGTTTCAAGTACGACTACGAACGCTAATGGAGTATTCTCGATTCCTACTATTGGACTTCCCTTTTCGCCTTCAACACTCCTCTCCTCCGGTTGTAGGCTCGTCGTCACGACCCCTCTCACCGCCTGTAACGTCAGCCTCCCTGCGGCCGGACTCCTCATGGCACCTTTATCTCTAGTCGGAACCGCTGCCGGCGACGGCCTCAACATCTTCAGCCTCGTCCCAGGTGCCTTTGGCCTCGTCGGTTAACTGATTCCAATCAACCGAGTATGCTTTATGTTTGATCACGGTGTGTTTCCCAGTTTctgtttgttttatgttttgtggCATGACCAATAACGTTTGCTTGCGTATGCATGAATAAGGTCTACATAATAAGGCGTATGTGTTTATCTTCAAAGTATTGTTGTTGTAACTTCTTTTTATCCAGTTCTTAATTTGCATGTATAATTGCTGTAACGAAATGTAATGAAATGATATGAAATAAAGTAACTTCCCTTTTATAGATATATTGAGAGAAAGTCTCTTTCCATAACCTGACCCGTATTGGAACCCTAAACCATACATATACCCACTCCCAGAaccttacactacaagaaaacagcggtatactgagggaaaaaatcgtcggtatgtcgtcggaataacgctattccgagtacataccgacgaaacaagtcgtcggaaatatCTCCTCGGAAAAtcatatttcgtcggaattccgtcggatatttctgacggaattccgaggaaacaaaattccgaggaaactccgaggacacaGAGTTCCTCggaaggttcctcggaatataccgagggacgtcttcctcggaatatttcgatggaattccgatggaccaatcctcggaagtttcgacgaaatattcctcggaatgtatatcggaaaattccgaggaacttaagtccctcggaatattccgaggaatttcagttcctcggaaaattccgaggaacatgtttccctcggaattttccgagggacaaaagttcctcggaatttttcgaGGGActaaagttcctcggaattttccgaggatctgctttccctcggaatttcgaaaaaattaatttttttttaaaaattatttttatttttaaaaattaaaaattttaaaatttaaattcgaaaatttaaaattaaaattaaaattgaataaaacataaaacattaaaacatagtagataatattcaaagttaaataaaacattcagagtttttggtaaaaaaaaaaaactactggtctggaatgttcgggaacacctcgttcgggtacatcctcttcatcatctccatcatctgctcgttcagcctcttctgggtctcatagcccgcctgttgagctgccatctgggtctccaacgcagatatccgatcatccttgtccttcagctgagccgtaagaacttctggatcaacatatgccggtggtgcagaagaaggagcagccgaccgggagcgacgacccaaaccgaccaaacgtccctttttctttggaaccgactgaaatataaataaccaaatttagataataaattgatgataaaataaaaatcaagaaataattaaattgaattttttaaaaaaaaaacttaccgattcaacgatttcgttgattcgaacccgggacaagttggtcgaggcCGTCAAATCttcatcatcggtttgaagctgagacacttcgtcatacacctgagtttggaccaggtcgaccacgtccctcacaagaccatcatcaatctggccggtcttcttgttggtatacgcccttttcataagggcgagatcatcaaccgggtcgccctcattttcttccgccttgaaaaaaataaattaaacaaacattagaaatattgaaaaaatgtacaaaaaataaaattctgaaacttaaataattgaagaaaaagcggttgaacttaccatgcgatccgccagagtggcaatagattgagcacccaagttatgcttgtagatgccctttcctttacggtcgctcctgcggttgttggagttggtggaagaagtttctttcgtctcttctttatcccaatgcgcacacaactctttccagaccgtgtcgttcatcgactttgggaccttttaatttaaaaaaaaagtttaataatttaaaaaatactttaataaattaaaaattgttaataaattaaaaactaccttgtttacttcccacttcttcttccactcgtacatctgcttcccatagttgtccataactttatggacaaaatggtgatagatagagagcgtatcatcggaattccagttgaattcttgctgaaatagtttaaaaatagtttttaagcacaaaactataaatagtttaaagtgtataagtgtttctcttatgttgtgtggttttcgttcatgcaatcgtaaaagtgtttgttattggataaaacaccaaagttcctagttccaaacatcataatctggttaagacacttaatgaaggttatatacgtgttattcaatccgtaaaacgttgttttcgatttaaagccccaagttcctcggaatttcctcggaattttccgagggaattccgaggaaatcttTATGTTCGTCggcatttcctcggaaaattcctaggagattccgaggaaaaagaatctataatcaaatccccaagttcctcggaaattccgaggaaatgccgACGAACATAaagatttcctcggaattccctcggaaaattccgaggaaattccgaggaacttggggttttaaatcgagaagatctattccgaggaaattccgaggaaaacctatctgtcctcggaatttcctcggtatttatacttaaaaaaaaaaaaaaaggtcgacgctagtctgtttccgagtcgtcatcaccagatgaatctgaatctggatcttggtgaaactctccaatcactggtttatcctctacgtgaacggcggcttcctctccgaagtcggttaaatcgactacaaggccaactccacctaaatcttctgctgcacttaagttcccggatgtgcttggttgtagtgggtcttccagctcagaacttccctgaactcggcaaagtttgaagtttcttcattgatcatctgtgcgactatagacccttccaccctacttaaatttttcaccatcttcttcaaatggaacatataccgctcatacagatacatccatctatactgcacaggaccaccaagttccaattctcttaccaggtgaataacaagatgctccataacatcaaaaaatgagggaggaaatatcttctcaaggttgcactgaatcacagctatgttagtcttcaaattttcaataccttcaagagtcactgatcttgtgcataaatcgcggaagaaaccacttatccctgcaattgcttcatgaacatttcgtggtaatagttccttgaaggcaaacggaaggaggcgctgcatcattacatggcaatcatggcttttcaagccTGTAAattttccttcctttctgtcgatacagttacgcaaattagatgcgtaaccgtttggaaattccacatcgtttgaaatccaatcaaagaacgcatcctttcccgctgcatcaagtcggtatatgggaaaaggagccctaccactctcatcaacatgaagttctgaacgatcACATATATcaactaaatccagtcttgacttcaaattatcctttgttttaccttgaacattaaggatcgtgttcatgagattgtcaaaaaagttcttctcaatatgcatgacatctaaattatgccttagtagatgatcctcccagtatggcagatcccaaaaaatactttttttgtgccagttatgtaggtttccaacaccatctaccggaaaatgctcatgtccaccgacgtctggtgtcctttctgcaccaaaatctctaagttgtgtcttcaaatctttcccacgaatttccggaggtggactgtcaaacaccctcttgttcttcgtaaacaaattcctacttctacgatatggatgatctggtggtagaaatctcctgtgacagtcaaaccaacacgttttccttccgtgttttagttggaaagcatcagtgttatcttgacaatatggacatgatagccttccatgcgttgtccatccagataacataccatatgctggaaaatcacttattgtccacattagtactacccgcatttgaaagttttctttatacgaaacatcgtatgtttctgCACCTTGaacccatagttgttgcaactcatatattagtggctgaagaaacacatcaagtgatctcttaggatgctctggtccgggaacgagaatcgagagaaacaaaaactctcgtcgcaagcacaagtttgggggtaggttgtatggtgtaagaatgactggccatagagaatactgtcttccactcttgccaaacgggctgaaaccatcagtacataatccaaggtagacatttcttctctcatacgcaaagtcgggatactttgattggaaatgcttccacgcttttgcatctgaaggatgtctgatctcaccatctgttgagtgctccgcatgccatctcattggttgcgctgtgcgttcagacagatacagcctctgcaacctttccgtcaaaggcaaataccacatccttttatatggtactggaactcttccactcgtatctttataacgaggcttcccacaaaatttgcatgaaacccgctgttcatccgccctccaataaatcatgcagttgtctctgcatacatctattacctgatacgataaaccaagaccagctacgagtttctgaacctcgtagtatgagccaggagctacattatcttcgggtagaataccttttacataatcagcaatcgcatccacacagtcttcagccaaattataatccgtcttaatgcccatcaatcttgtagcagatgataaagctgaatgaccatctctgcaaccttcgtacaatggttgctttccagcatccaacatatcataaaatctcctagcttcggcattgggtaaatcttcccctctaaaatgatcatttaccatatgctcagtacctacaccgtaatctatatccgttctaattggatcttctaatctaaccgctggctgaggttcgctagtactaccatgttcataatcagtttctccatgatgataccaaattttgtaacttcgtgtaaaaccactcaaatatagatgagtccaaacatcccattgtttaataatttttttatttttacaattagagcaaggacatcttaacatacctgtttttgcttccggttgtcggtgaactaaccccatgaattcggttataccttgttggtattcttccgtaagcaatctcgtgttcggatccaaatgaggtcgatcgatccaagaacgaaaataatttgaagaagacatgttttttatgaatcaaattcgtgtgtaaagaaagtgagagggaggatgaagatatggagtgaatgaagaggaagaggggtgcttgtatttatagttgaaatcctgtcgacggtccgaggaaattccgacggaattccgatgcaaacggctagttcgtcggaatttcctcggaat
The Brassica napus cultivar Da-Ae chromosome A1, Da-Ae, whole genome shotgun sequence DNA segment above includes these coding regions:
- the LOC106371027 gene encoding phylloplanin, whose product is MAILRNKNITFSLILMCLIVVSPIANAQLGGLGGGLGGLGMLLGGLTNIFNIQGLLMCSVTGTVSTNNATAVPPFPNAGIVFQCTGQNVSSTTTNANGVFSIPTIGLPFSPSTLLSSGCRLVVTTPLTACNVSLPAAGLLMAPLSLVGTAAGDGLNIFSLVPGAFGLVG